A window from Oryzomonas sagensis encodes these proteins:
- a CDS encoding ABC transporter permease has translation MKTDSTAVGMTVRGTVMHEGSPSTGPGILAQLWDKGWVRRAGLLILLCALWEWYATRLANPLMVPTFSATLQALVDAVRSGGLPARIVTSFKILLTGYGIGVLLALILAMAATMTRLGSDLLELCTSMFNPLPAIALLPLALLWFGLGSGSIIFVLIHAVLWPVALSAHGGFSAVNGTIRMVGRNYGLSGIRYAAVILIPAAFPSLLTGLRNGWAFAWRTLIAAELVFGVSSGSGGIGWFIYENKQQLEIPSVFAGLITVVLIGIAVENLIFDRIERVTVVKWGMKSSGGRNVKIRSAA, from the coding sequence ATGAAAACAGATAGTACCGCGGTAGGAATGACCGTGCGGGGAACAGTGATGCACGAGGGGAGTCCCTCCACCGGTCCCGGCATACTGGCACAGTTGTGGGACAAAGGGTGGGTTCGGAGGGCGGGGCTTCTGATCCTGCTCTGCGCGCTCTGGGAATGGTATGCGACACGGCTGGCGAACCCGCTCATGGTGCCGACCTTCAGCGCCACGTTGCAGGCGCTGGTCGATGCCGTCAGAAGCGGCGGACTGCCGGCCCGCATCGTCACCTCATTCAAAATACTCTTGACCGGATACGGCATCGGGGTGCTCCTGGCGCTGATTCTGGCCATGGCCGCCACAATGACGCGACTCGGCTCCGATCTCCTGGAACTCTGCACCTCCATGTTCAACCCGTTGCCCGCCATCGCACTCCTGCCGCTGGCCCTGCTCTGGTTCGGCCTGGGCAGCGGGAGCATCATCTTTGTTCTGATTCATGCGGTTCTCTGGCCGGTGGCGCTGAGCGCCCACGGGGGATTCTCGGCGGTCAACGGGACGATCCGCATGGTGGGGCGCAACTACGGCCTCAGCGGCATCCGCTATGCCGCCGTCATCCTGATACCGGCGGCGTTCCCCTCACTTCTGACCGGTCTGCGCAACGGCTGGGCCTTTGCCTGGCGGACGCTTATCGCGGCGGAACTGGTCTTCGGCGTCAGTTCCGGGAGCGGCGGCATCGGCTGGTTTATCTACGAGAACAAACAGCAGCTGGAGATTCCTTCGGTTTTTGCCGGTTTGATAACTGTTGTCCTGATCGGCATCGCGGTCGAGAATCTGATCTTCGACCGGATTGAGCGGGTCACGGTCGTCAAATGGGGGATGAAGAGCAGCGGCGGCAGGAACGTAAAAATTCGCAGCGCGGCCTGA
- a CDS encoding ATPase has product MPERDMKRWIESLGIPAAEMKKAHVRQLLHGGKLTESLLTLGLISSKQLIEFELQIPKPPTTIERTGLQLTFITDLATKHILFMGEFDQQELAERICLPVNLVDKVMEQLRRAKLVEVLGAGGYSSGTYRYLITDAGKKRAQELLDICRYVGPTPVSLDDYVRMVDGQTIRLVAIDQQQINEAFAHLVVSPQLLKTIGPAISSGRSIFLYGPSGNGKTAIAEAIGRVFQDPIFVPHAVYVAGQIITVYDPVTHFPVSDEDQEPRADRRWIRVKRPVVMAGGELTLSMLDLTFNQVTKYYEAPLQMKANNGIFLIDDFGRQQVEPKILLNRWIVPLERRVDFMGLHTGMKFTIPFDLLVLFATNIEPGELVDEAFLRRIRYKVRVDHPTIAEYEDIFKRVCEVNGIEFQPPVFSYLTNELYGKSPNPMAACHPRDIIDHLVDQARFHKTKPVLTKESIDQAWKTYFV; this is encoded by the coding sequence ATGCCTGAACGGGATATGAAGCGCTGGATTGAATCTTTGGGGATTCCCGCCGCCGAGATGAAAAAGGCTCATGTACGCCAACTCCTGCATGGCGGCAAGCTGACCGAAAGCCTGCTGACGCTTGGCCTTATTTCCAGCAAGCAGTTGATCGAATTCGAGCTGCAGATTCCCAAGCCACCAACGACCATTGAGAGGACCGGCTTGCAGCTCACCTTTATTACCGATTTGGCAACGAAGCACATCCTGTTCATGGGGGAATTCGACCAGCAGGAGCTGGCGGAACGGATCTGCCTGCCGGTCAATCTTGTCGATAAGGTGATGGAACAACTGCGCCGGGCAAAGCTTGTGGAGGTTCTTGGCGCTGGTGGATACTCTTCGGGGACCTACAGATACCTGATTACCGATGCCGGGAAAAAACGTGCCCAGGAGTTGCTGGATATCTGCCGCTATGTCGGTCCGACGCCCGTTTCCCTTGATGACTACGTCAGGATGGTGGATGGCCAGACCATCCGTCTGGTCGCGATTGATCAGCAGCAGATTAATGAGGCGTTTGCCCACCTGGTTGTCAGCCCGCAACTGCTTAAAACAATCGGGCCGGCAATCAGTTCCGGCAGGTCGATATTTCTCTATGGCCCATCAGGAAACGGCAAGACGGCCATTGCCGAAGCGATCGGCAGGGTCTTTCAGGACCCCATTTTTGTCCCGCACGCGGTCTATGTGGCCGGACAGATAATTACGGTCTACGATCCGGTCACCCACTTCCCGGTCAGCGACGAAGACCAGGAACCGCGTGCCGACCGGCGCTGGATACGGGTAAAACGCCCTGTCGTCATGGCAGGCGGTGAGTTGACGTTGAGTATGCTCGACCTCACCTTCAATCAGGTGACAAAGTATTATGAAGCGCCGCTACAGATGAAAGCCAATAACGGTATTTTCCTGATCGATGACTTCGGCAGGCAGCAGGTCGAGCCCAAAATCCTCCTCAACCGCTGGATAGTCCCGCTTGAAAGGCGAGTTGACTTCATGGGCCTGCACACAGGGATGAAATTCACTATTCCCTTCGATCTGCTGGTCCTATTCGCCACTAATATCGAGCCGGGCGAGTTAGTTGATGAGGCATTCTTGCGGCGCATACGTTACAAGGTCCGCGTCGACCATCCTACCATTGCTGAATATGAGGATATATTCAAAAGGGTCTGTGAGGTCAACGGGATTGAGTTCCAGCCGCCAGTCTTCAGCTATCTGACCAATGAGTTGTACGGCAAATCGCCGAACCCGATGGCGGCCTGTCATCCGCGCGATATTATTGATCATCTCGTCGATCAGGCCCGATTCCACAAAACCAAGCCCGTATTGACAAAAGAGTCCATCGATCAGGCATGGAAAACCTATTTTGTATAA
- a CDS encoding Flp family type IVb pilin, with protein sequence MNTIKLFVINLLCRVKSEKGQTLVEYALIIVLIALAAIVAMQILGGSVNSTFTNAACKLVSP encoded by the coding sequence ATGAACACGATCAAATTGTTTGTTATCAACCTGCTGTGCCGCGTAAAGAGTGAAAAGGGCCAGACATTGGTGGAATACGCACTGATCATTGTACTGATCGCCCTAGCAGCAATTGTCGCCATGCAAATACTGGGTGGCTCCGTGAACAGTACGTTCACCAACGCCGCCTGTAAGC